A window of Streptomyces broussonetiae genomic DNA:
TGATGGTTCCCCACGATGTGCCCGTCTTCGACTTCGAACGTTTCGTCACTGCGCGCACGCGTGCCGTCATCATCAACAACCCGAACAACCCCAGCGGGCACATCTACACCCGGGCCGAGCTGGAGTACCTGCACGAACTGGCCGACCGTCATGGGCTCTTGCTGATCGTCGACGAGGCGTACAACGAGTTCATGCCGCCGGGCACCGAGTTCCTCGCGGCCGGGGCGCTCGACCCGGACAAGGAGCACACGGTCACGGTCAACTCGATGTCGAAGAACTACGGCGTCTCGGGCTGGCGGATCGGATACCTCATCGCCAACCAGCGGCTCACCGACCAGATTCTGAAGATCAACCAGCACCTGGTCACCTGTGCGCCGACCATTCTGGCTGCCTATCTCGCCGAACGTTTCGACGACCTTCTGGACATCACCAGACCGCAGATCCAGCGCACCGTCCAACTGCGCAACCGTGTCGGTACCTGGTTCGCTGACAACGGCATCGACACGTTGCCCGGCACGTCGACGTTCTATCTCTTCGTCTCCCTGGGCGGATCCAGCCTCGACTCCACCGAGTTCGCCGGCCGGCTGCTGAAGGAGAGCGGGATCAGCGTGGTGCCCGGCATCGGGTACGGGGACTCGTGCGATCGCCATATCCGGGTCTCCGTGGGCAGCGAGTCCCAAGACCGCATCGCCCGCGGTGTGGCCGCGATCCGCGACCTCGTCGAGAGCACCACTCCGGCACACCTTCCCGCTCGCCCGTACCCGACGCAGTTCGCTCGCCCGGAGGGCCGGATCTAGGGCGTTCCTTGTGTTCGAGGTCCCGCTATGCCGCGCACTGGGGGATGTCCTGTTCGGTCCAGATGCACTTGCCGTCGTGCAGGTAGCGGGCGCCCCAGCGTTTGGAAAGGGCGGCGACGAGTTGCAGGCCGCGGCCGCCCTCGTCGGTGTGGGCGGCGTGGCGGATACGCGGGGTGCTGGGGCTGCCGTCGTAGACCTCGCAGGTCAACGAGCGGCTGCGGAGCAGGCGCAGCCGGATGGGGCCCTTGGCGTGCCGGATCACGTTGCCGACCAGCTCGCTGGCCAGCAGCTCGGTGGTGATCGCCAGCTCGTCCAGCCCCCAGGCGGCCAGTTGGTTGCGGACGTGTGCGCGGGCCTGTCCGGCAGCGCGGGGATCCTCCGGGAGGATCCAGGAGGCGACATCGCCGGCGTCGGTGGCCTGCGTGTGGGCGATGAGGAGGGCCGCGTCGTCGCTCGTGCTGCCATGGTCGGGCAGCAGGGCCGCGACCACTGTCTCGCACAGGTCGTCCAGGCGCCGGACGGCGTCGTTCTCGTCCAGCGCCGTGAACGTGGGCGCCGCGTGCTGAGTGAGGACCTGGTGCAGTCGGGCCAGTCCCTGGTCGACGAACTGGGTGGCGGATTCGACGAGTCCGTCGGTGCACAGGACCAGCAGGCACTCTTCGGGCAGGAGTATCTGGTGGGTTTCGAACGGTGGCTCGGCGGCCCCCAGCGGCGGGTCGGCAGTCAGGTCGGGCCTGTGGACGGTGCCATCGGGATGGACGACGACCGGGGGGACGTGGCCGGCCAGGGAGAAGGAGCATATCCGGGTGATCGGGTCGAAGACGGCGTACAGGCAGGTGGCGTAGCAGTCCTCACCCAGGTCGTTCACCAGGTCGTTGAGACGGCTGAGCAACTCGTCGGGAGGTATGTCCAAGTCGGCGAGGGTGCGTACCGCGGTGCGCAGCTGGCCCATGGTGGCCGCTTCGGGGATGCCGTGTCCCATGACGTCGCCGATCACCATGGCGACCCTGTCGGCGGACAGCGGGATCACGTCGTACCAGTCGCCACCGACTTGCTCGCCCCTGCCCGCGGGCAGGTAGCGTGCGGCAGCGCAGGTGGCAGGCAGGCGGGGCAGCGTCCGGGGCAGCAGGCCACGCTGCAGCCCCTGTGCCCGGGCGTGTTCCACGTCGAACAACCGGGCCCGTTCCAGCGACTGGCCGACCAGACCGCTCAAGGCGGTCAGCAGCGTGCGCTCCTCGTCGGTGAAGGAGCGTTGCCGGGTGAAGGACACCAGGCACATGCCGATGGCGTGCCCGGAGGCGACCATGGGCAGGAACGCCCACGCGTTCTTCCGGGCCGCTGCCGGTATGTGCCCCAGTGTGGGATAACGTCGGCAGTACTCTGCGGCCGATTCGATGAACCGGGGAGTACATGCCCCGAACACGTCGGCGGCCACGGGGTAGTCGGTGACCGCGAGCCCGTCGAGCAGGCCGAGGAATTCCTGCGTGTATCCGCGGGAGTCGACCACATGCTGTCGGCCGCTTTCGAACACCCAGACTATGAGCCCGTCGGCGCCGAACGGGGGCAGGACGTGCGCCGCCACGGCCTGCACGACCTCCCGAGAGGCGACCGCCTCCGCGAGCGCAGAGGTCAGCTTGCCCATCCGAACCGTCCGCTCGGAACCGGCCACCGAACGGCAGGCAGGTGCCGGGTGGGGCAAGTCCTCCAGACGGGCAGCGGCCCATCCCGCCACCGAATGCAGAAAGGACCGCTGTATCTCGTCCGGCTCGCCGGACCCCGCCGTGATCACGGACAGCACGCCGATCGGCCCATCGGCACCGAGCAGGGGCACCGCTGCCGTGCCGGCCGCCCCGGTGCCCAGGTTGTCCCCGGCCACCCAGGCGTACTCACCGCACCGCAGGGCGCGTACGGGCGCCACCTGCTGGTCTTCGGACAGCTCCGCCCACGCCTCGGCGCTCTCCGCGGCCACCCCGCTGACCGCGACCAGGCGCAGCCGGCGAGCGACAGGATCCCACCGGTGCAGGAGCGCGCCCCGGCTGTCCAGGCACTCGGCGGCTTTTAGGGCCAGCATCGCCTCCGCGCTCCGCGCCGCTTTGTACGAGGCGGCCGGACGGCTCGGCCCTGGCGGCTGAGGGTGATCCCCGGCTCTGCCTGTCGCAGGTATCAATTCGCCTCCTACTTACTCCTGGCTCGCGGATCTGTACATTCAGTGACGAACAGCTCCGCAAATCAGGCAAACCAAAACAATACACCGCCGTTCGCATATGTCCCCGGCTTTGCTTGCGACAACCGTCGGCTCAGCCGCCAGATGCCCTGCCCGTCAGGGAGTCGAGAGTGGCGACCGGTGTCGTGCCGTCGGCCGTGAAGGCGAGGCCGGTCGACCCGGCTTTGCCGCCCCGCGGGAGTACAAGGGTCCCCGACGTCGACAGCCGACGCGCCGTCTCGCCGGCCGCACAACCCACCACGCCCCGCAGGCGCAACCGCCGGGCCTCGGTGAAGAGCTGTTGGCAAGCAGTGCCCTCTCAGACCGCGCCGTAGGGGCATCCCTGCGGCGCCCCCGTGGTCCGGTGCACGAAGGCCGGTCGCAGGTCGGGGTCCTCGGGGTCGTAGTAGCGGTGGAACACCGCGGTCGCCCCTGAGGACAGGGGCGGGACGATCCAGCTCCAGTCGGTCGGCACCGGGCGCCCGTGCCGCCTCTCGCGGTCCACGTGCGCGAGGAACCGCTGCGACTCCGTGTGGTGGTCGGCCATGCTCACCCCTGCCTGCTCGTAGGAATGCAGCACCGCCAGGTTCAGCTCGACCAGGGCGCGGTCCCGCCACAGGGTGCGCTCGTTGCGGGTGTCGAGGCCGAACAACTCGGCGACAGTGGGCAGCAGGTTGTAGCGGTCGGTGTCGGCGAGGTTGCGTGAGCCGATCTCGGTGCCCATGTACCAGCCGTTGAAGGGCGCGGCCGGGTACGTGACCCCGCCGATCTCCAGCGACATGTCGCTGACGGCCGGCACCGCGTACCAGCGCAGACCGAGGGCGGCGAACCCGGGATGGTACGGATGCGTCAACGGCACCTCCAGCACGGCGTCCTCGGGCACCTCGTAGAACTCCGGGGCCATGCCGGAGCCGGGCTGCACCAGCAACGGCAGCACCTCGAAGGGGGTTTCGCCGCCCTTCCAGCCCAAGTCCCTGGCCAGCGCCACCCGTTGGGCGCTGCGCGGGTCGTCCGCGT
This region includes:
- a CDS encoding pyridoxal phosphate-dependent aminotransferase codes for the protein MGGQLHTATKQPLRTSLLMEDIGQALSVQYNNLVYDMKAAGRDIITLSLGEAFFDLPLPSFDGLTTPDLHHYSHSRGLPELRRLLAKYYETRFTLPVDPDTEVIVTAGSKAAIYMALMAILDPGDQVIVPEPYWLSYPAQIRMCRGEPVMVPHDVPVFDFERFVTARTRAVIINNPNNPSGHIYTRAELEYLHELADRHGLLLIVDEAYNEFMPPGTEFLAAGALDPDKEHTVTVNSMSKNYGVSGWRIGYLIANQRLTDQILKINQHLVTCAPTILAAYLAERFDDLLDITRPQIQRTVQLRNRVGTWFADNGIDTLPGTSTFYLFVSLGGSSLDSTEFAGRLLKESGISVVPGIGYGDSCDRHIRVSVGSESQDRIARGVAAIRDLVESTTPAHLPARPYPTQFARPEGRI
- a CDS encoding ATP-binding SpoIIE family protein phosphatase, yielding MLALKAAECLDSRGALLHRWDPVARRLRLVAVSGVAAESAEAWAELSEDQQVAPVRALRCGEYAWVAGDNLGTGAAGTAAVPLLGADGPIGVLSVITAGSGEPDEIQRSFLHSVAGWAAARLEDLPHPAPACRSVAGSERTVRMGKLTSALAEAVASREVVQAVAAHVLPPFGADGLIVWVFESGRQHVVDSRGYTQEFLGLLDGLAVTDYPVAADVFGACTPRFIESAAEYCRRYPTLGHIPAAARKNAWAFLPMVASGHAIGMCLVSFTRQRSFTDEERTLLTALSGLVGQSLERARLFDVEHARAQGLQRGLLPRTLPRLPATCAAARYLPAGRGEQVGGDWYDVIPLSADRVAMVIGDVMGHGIPEAATMGQLRTAVRTLADLDIPPDELLSRLNDLVNDLGEDCYATCLYAVFDPITRICSFSLAGHVPPVVVHPDGTVHRPDLTADPPLGAAEPPFETHQILLPEECLLVLCTDGLVESATQFVDQGLARLHQVLTQHAAPTFTALDENDAVRRLDDLCETVVAALLPDHGSTSDDAALLIAHTQATDAGDVASWILPEDPRAAGQARAHVRNQLAAWGLDELAITTELLASELVGNVIRHAKGPIRLRLLRSRSLTCEVYDGSPSTPRIRHAAHTDEGGRGLQLVAALSKRWGARYLHDGKCIWTEQDIPQCAA
- a CDS encoding nitric oxide synthase oxygenase, with the protein product MQLPPSSDPARRRPSAPEAVLAAAEVFIRQYAAENPGDGDPHRRLAEVTAEVERFGTYAHTPAEVAFGARVAWRNAARCIGRLYWNNLIVRDLRHVTHPDDIARECFEHLRIATNGGRIRPVISVFAPDRPGRPAARLLGEQLVRYADDPRSAQRVALARDLGWKGGETPFEVLPLLVQPGSGMAPEFYEVPEDAVLEVPLTHPYHPGFAALGLRWYAVPAVSDMSLEIGGVTYPAAPFNGWYMGTEIGSRNLADTDRYNLLPTVAELFGLDTRNERTLWRDRALVELNLAVLHSYEQAGVSMADHHTESQRFLAHVDRERRHGRPVPTDWSWIVPPLSSGATAVFHRYYDPEDPDLRPAFVHRTTGAPQGCPYGAV